In gamma proteobacterium HIMB55, the genomic stretch TCAGATGTCCTACACCGCAGAGCGCGTGAGTGCCGAAAAGGCCCGCGATATAGGTTTAGTCAACGAGGTTTATGACTCGGCTGAGCAAATGCTGGATGCTGTTATGAACATCGCGCAACAAATTGCTGCTCATGCGCCGTTGGCTGTTTCCGGTGCTAAGCGTATGGTGAACTATGCGCGTGATCACAGTACAGCTGATGGCCTTGATTACATTGCTACCTGGAACGCGTCTATGCTCGATGGCGAAGCCATCCGCAACACGTTCATGGCACAAGCGAAGGGCGAGAAACCTCAATACGAAGAGCTGCTAGCGGTCAAAAAGACAGCGGGCGAGTGATTTCGCAGCAGCTATCCCTCTTGTTGTGGCGCCACCGGGCGCCACTTATGTCGCATTAGTGCCCCCACTATTCGCGTTGGTGCCAGCCTTAAGACGAGCGGTGGGGCAGTCTTTGCTTGAACGCGTTGCTCAGGCGCTCGGTAAGATCAAGGCTCGTTCAGATCAAGGCTAGATAAGATTACTGTAAACGCCCTGATGTATTGATAAGCCCGCCCCGTCAATATTTTGTCTTCAGAGAAGCACCTTAACGGGGAGGCTCTCGTATAAGGTTTGCATACACTTGTGACGATGACTTCGATAACGATGAAAAAACACTGGTTTCTGATCTGCTGCTGCGCACTGGCTATAGTAAGTGGCGCTCTGGCCGCACCTGTCTCTACTGAACTCGAGTCAGCGTCAAGCACATCGACGCAGGCAGCAGCGCCGATCGCTCCAGAGATTCTCTTTTTCATCCTGAAAGGCGATGGTGCCAGCGAGGATGAGACCGAGCAGCCGACAGATACAGATGGGGACGGAGTAGCCGACACTTCGGACCAATGTGCCAATACACCTGCCGGTGCTAGCGTAGACGCCAACGGCTGCGCGGATTCACAGTTGGATGATGACAGTGACACGGTCAGTAATGATGTCGATCAGTGCCCAGCGACCCCAACAGATGAGACGGCCGATGCGACGGGCTGCTCGCCTTCGCAGCTCGACACCGATAACGATGGCATCACCGATGACCTTGATCAATGTCCAAATACGTCTCCCGGTGTGGCTGTTGATGATCAGGGCTGTGAGGACACCAGTGGGTCACTAAAAGACGATTACATTCAAAACGTGAATCCGCTGATTACCGACTTTCAGAAAGGCTGCACCAGCTCGGGCTGTCACGGTAGGGGCAACGCACCGGGTGGATTGAGCCTCTACGGCAGCAATGTCGCGGGCAGTGACCAGCTAAATTACGATTCTCTGGTGTCGTATATCGATCGAAGTAGCGTTACGCGCTTACTTGGCAAACTGTCGGGCACACTTGGCCACGGTGGCGGCGTGCGTTACGGCACCGGGACCGCAGGCTATCAAGTCATCAAGACGTGGGCAGAGGCGGTTGATGCACGGTAGATTGCTGGCGTTGTGAGCACAGCCAAATAATCGGATGAGTTTCCTCTCCAGCCCAGATGCGCCATTAGTTAGCAAGCGGCCCATGTAAGTGGCCTGATTCATCGATAAGCAACCACGGCAGTCCCGACTTCGTCAGCCACGTCTCTGCGCCGTCTGCACCATGAAGACATGCAGCGGTGGCGATCGCGCCGGCAATCAATGTGTTTTCGGCCACGACACTTACACTAATTGCGCCTTCAACCGGTCTGCCGGTTTTAGGGTTCAGGAAATGGCTGTATGTTTTGTCTTCATGAGTGAAGAATCGCTGATAAGAACCACTCGATGCGAGCGCTGCATCCTTTAGTTCGAGCGTTTTAATCGCGGTCTTGGGATCATTTGGGTCCGAGATGCCAATTCGCCAGGGCTGTTCGTTGTTACTGGTGCCACTGGCGTATACATCACCGGCTAGTTCCACGATGTGGTTTGGAAATCCAGCCGCTCGCAGCGTCTGAACGCTCATATCAACTGCAAATTCTTTGACGATGCCGCCAAGGTCAAGCCTCGTATTTGCGTGGGAGAGATAGACGCCTGTCTCGCAGAGTTGCACATATTGCCAACCTACCGCGTCGAGAGTTTCCGGAAGTCGCTGGGGCGAATCAATTCGACCCTCCTGCAAATTCCAGATCTTATTGAGCGCGCCTGCGGTAGGGTCAAATAAACCATCGCTTTGCACATGGAGTTGCTGGCAAAACTCCAGAAGCCCTCGCGTCTCTTGGTCGATCTCAACGGGAGTGCCGGATCCTGCGTTTAGATTGATCTGACTCACGAGGCTTTTGGCGTTATAGCGACTGTACTTAGCCTCTAGCTTATCGAGTTCACCGCGCACGTTATTACACGCGACTTCTGCTGCCTGCCGGTCTGATCGGTCATGTCGGATCGTGATTGAGGCGGGGCCACCCATGACGCGAAAGGTTTGTTGGGTGAAGTTGTTTGGCTCAGTCAAAGCGCCAAGAGACTCCAACGGTCATTCGCCAGAAGTCGACAAGGGCAGGGGATTCGCCGCCACCTGATAAGCCCCAGTCGTGGTCGCTTAGGTAGCGCTCGACTTGACCTTCAAACTGCCAGTCGCCAACTGTCACGACGCCTCTCAGACCTAGGGTGAACGCCCCGTAAGATGAGAGCCTGAAGTCATCCGCGTAGTAGCGTTGGTCAAGCTGTGCTCTCGGCGCAAAGAAATCCGCTTGCTCTTGGCTGTAATACCGAATGTAAGGCTTGAGACTGTGTTTGCGTATCTCTTGGTGCCAGGCAATTTCAGCGGTGTGTGAGTTGGTGCCCCAGCTGTCGTCGTAGTAACGATAGTCGAGATGCAGTGACCCTTGAGCTTCGATGAAATGTCGACGGTAACCGGTGCTAAAGGCGTAGCGCTCGTGTCGGCCAGGCCGCTGATCGAATAGTTTGTAGGGATCCGATAAATACCCTTCGCTAACCGTATAGCTCAGTCCCACCCGCATGAGAGCCGTGCTTGAAAGAATTTGGCTCATGCCAAAGTAGAGCGATTGCGTATCAAGAGAATCTCGCTCAACCGACACGGGGATGTTGCCTTGTTCGGGCTCGACAGTGTCGTTAGAGCTGCTAAGTGAGGTCGTCCAGGTCCGAGCGTTGTCGTCGCTATTCCACGAAGCGTCGAAGGCCCAAGACGTGGCTTCGTAATCGTCTTCTTTGGACTGCGCCACGTTAAAGCCGGCGTTCCCATCGGCCCAGAAATAACGGGTTGTGACACCCACCTCTACGCGTTGATCTGAAATACTAGCGCCGCTGGTGATGACGCCCGGATTTCCGTCGATATTCGTACCGATGAACCACGGGGAGGCACCACTCATGACGTCATTTTGCACGTCGAGTGCAACCGACCAGGAACCCCCGACCGGCGCTTCGAACCAGAACTGCGTCACGTCGATATCGTAGCGATCCCTGCTGCCAAAAATGAAAGTGGAGTCGGCTAGCTTGTCTTCGTCGTAGTGGGTATAGCGAATACCCATCTCCGAAAACGCTGGGGGCGCATCAGCATGGGCTGATTGGTAGGCAGGGATTGCCGCCAACGCGGTACCGAGCGCTTGGATGAGCGGGCTGCGCGTGTTGATTTTGTGCTGCACGTTCTTCCCGGTCGCAGGTGGGTTAGCGCTCTCAGTTTTACCGCGAGACGGATCAGTTGCAGCCACAGCCGCCTCCTGCAGCTTTGGAACCGCCCGAAGATGCTTCCTTACTGGTATAAACATGGCCCGCCAGTCGACCTTCTCGCGCAAACGCTTCCCATTGCATGCCCGTTTTCGCTAGATACCCTCGCTCCCACGCAGGGACCTCTTCGATGCTGGCACAGCCCTGCAGTACAAAGAAACTGGCTAGAAGTCCCACCATCTTTAGAGATGTGTTGTGGGTGCGATTAAAACGACTCGATGTCTGCATGGAAGGCTTAAATTAGGTCTGATCTCGCCACGAGTTTACTGCTCTCATTGCGAAACCAAAAGTAGTGTTCTCCTCTGGATGCTCGTATGCCTCGTGCAGCCTGCCAAGCCACTGGACTCGAATTTAAAGAACTTAAGTCCTCGACGCGCAGCCACGTGCGTCCAAACAGTGCGTTTAAACGATTTATTGCATCAGAAGAGTGCAATTTTGCCTACATAAACTCGCGCAACGAACCTTTTGAGCAGGTAGAATCGCGCGCTTACTACGCCACCAACACGATTACGGAGTTGGCATCCATCGTGCATACGTTCTTTGAATCGAGGCAGTTTAAACCCACTCTAAACCCGACCCTAAAACCAAAGTAAGGCTCTGCAATGAACCTCCATCTTCGACGATTTATCGCGGTAAACGCTATTTCCCTGGCGGCCGCTCCCTTCGCATTCAGCCAAAGCACCCCTGTTTTTGAAGAGGTGATAGTCACGGCTGAAAAACGTTCAGAAAGCCTGCAAGATATGTCCCAAGCGGTTACGGCATTGACGGCAATTGAAGTTGAAGAGCGCCAGTTGACGTCCTTTGTCGACCTAAGCGCTATCGCTCCCGGTGTAAACGTGGCGAAGAA encodes the following:
- a CDS encoding thrombospondin type 3 repeat-containing protein (PFAM: Thrombospondin type 3 repeat), coding for MKKHWFLICCCALAIVSGALAAPVSTELESASSTSTQAAAPIAPEILFFILKGDGASEDETEQPTDTDGDGVADTSDQCANTPAGASVDANGCADSQLDDDSDTVSNDVDQCPATPTDETADATGCSPSQLDTDNDGITDDLDQCPNTSPGVAVDDQGCEDTSGSLKDDYIQNVNPLITDFQKGCTSSGCHGRGNAPGGLSLYGSNVAGSDQLNYDSLVSYIDRSSVTRLLGKLSGTLGHGGGVRYGTGTAGYQVIKTWAEAVDAR
- a CDS encoding membrane-associated lipoprotein involved in thiamine biosynthesis (PFAM: ApbE family) codes for the protein MGGPASITIRHDRSDRQAAEVACNNVRGELDKLEAKYSRYNAKSLVSQINLNAGSGTPVEIDQETRGLLEFCQQLHVQSDGLFDPTAGALNKIWNLQEGRIDSPQRLPETLDAVGWQYVQLCETGVYLSHANTRLDLGGIVKEFAVDMSVQTLRAAGFPNHIVELAGDVYASGTSNNEQPWRIGISDPNDPKTAIKTLELKDAALASSGSYQRFFTHEDKTYSHFLNPKTGRPVEGAISVSVVAENTLIAGAIATAACLHGADGAETWLTKSGLPWLLIDESGHLHGPLAN
- a CDS encoding Protein of unknown function (DUF3570) (PFAM: Protein of unknown function (DUF3570)), whose amino-acid sequence is MAATDPSRGKTESANPPATGKNVQHKINTRSPLIQALGTALAAIPAYQSAHADAPPAFSEMGIRYTHYDEDKLADSTFIFGSRDRYDIDVTQFWFEAPVGGSWSVALDVQNDVMSGASPWFIGTNIDGNPGVITSGASISDQRVEVGVTTRYFWADGNAGFNVAQSKEDDYEATSWAFDASWNSDDNARTWTTSLSSSNDTVEPEQGNIPVSVERDSLDTQSLYFGMSQILSSTALMRVGLSYTVSEGYLSDPYKLFDQRPGRHERYAFSTGYRRHFIEAQGSLHLDYRYYDDSWGTNSHTAEIAWHQEIRKHSLKPYIRYYSQEQADFFAPRAQLDQRYYADDFRLSSYGAFTLGLRGVVTVGDWQFEGQVERYLSDHDWGLSGGGESPALVDFWRMTVGVSWRFD